One Vallitalea longa DNA segment encodes these proteins:
- a CDS encoding TSUP family transporter translates to MKIILLCFAGFIAAFVDSIAGGGGLISVPAYYMAGLPSHMVLGTNKFSATCASLTSSIKYLKSGLGSKNLLKYAIPFTLVGACIGVTAALNIDEKILSSVILIMVLIIGVYSLFSKSLGIKENLKKVTRMRIFLLIVLALILGFYDGFFGPGTGSFLMFGLISLFGFEFTKAAANARVMNFFSNITSLFLFALNMKINFYYGIPVAICSIIGAKLGTAFALKKGAKLIKPIFVTMSLILSLKLLIVDVLHLL, encoded by the coding sequence ATGAAAATTATTCTATTATGTTTTGCTGGTTTTATTGCAGCATTTGTTGATTCTATAGCGGGAGGTGGCGGATTAATAAGTGTTCCTGCATATTATATGGCTGGACTTCCCTCACATATGGTTCTCGGAACAAATAAATTTTCAGCTACATGTGCTTCATTGACAAGTTCAATTAAATATCTTAAAAGTGGATTAGGTAGTAAAAACCTTTTAAAATATGCTATTCCTTTCACCTTAGTAGGTGCATGTATAGGAGTTACTGCAGCTCTAAATATCGATGAGAAAATACTTAGTAGTGTCATACTGATAATGGTCCTTATCATCGGGGTTTACTCTCTTTTTTCAAAATCACTAGGAATCAAAGAAAATCTGAAAAAAGTTACTAGAATGAGAATTTTCCTTCTTATAGTATTAGCTCTTATTCTTGGTTTCTATGATGGCTTCTTTGGACCTGGTACTGGTTCTTTTTTGATGTTTGGCTTAATTAGCCTCTTTGGTTTTGAATTCACTAAAGCAGCTGCTAATGCAAGAGTAATGAATTTTTTCAGTAATATTACTTCACTGTTCTTATTTGCCTTAAACATGAAAATTAATTTTTATTATGGTATTCCTGTTGCAATATGTAGTATAATTGGTGCTAAGCTTGGAACTGCATTTGCACTTAAGAAAGGTGCAAAATTAATAAAACCTATTTTTGTTACTATGTCATTAATATTATCTTTGAAATTATTGATTGTAGATGTATTACATTTATTATAA
- a CDS encoding aminoacyl-histidine dipeptidase produces the protein MSKVIEGLEPKSVFEFFENISDIPRGSGNEKGISDYLVSFAKERNLEVIQDEELNVIIKKPATKGYEDCPTVILQGHMDMVCEKNFDVEHDFLKDPIELVVEGDFISANGTTLGADNGMAVAYCLAILDSNKIEHPALEIFITTNEEAGMNGALALDPANLSGKYLVNLDSEEEGEFLVSCAGGLKTYIDIPIKKESATGKIVKIMVKGLKGGHSGSDIDKNRANSNQLMGRILYALNTKTSIQLIDICGGSKDNAIPREAIANIVINDDDNKFDNIVDEIVNEIKHEYKTSDSGLTVVVTKGNEDSYKVVSRETLDKLIFLLTCLPNGIQTMSSDIEGLVESSLNLGVVTTNDDIIKLTSAVRSSVGSLKELMKYQLGLFAKYTNSEFHVRSEYPEWEYRKESQLRDIFAKTYEDMYGEKPLIKAIHAGLECGVFDAKIEGIDMISLGPNMYDVHTPDEKLSISSTRRTWEFLIETLKNIK, from the coding sequence ATGAGTAAAGTTATAGAAGGTCTTGAACCTAAAAGTGTATTTGAATTTTTTGAGAACATTAGTGATATTCCTAGAGGATCAGGGAATGAAAAAGGTATAAGTGATTACCTTGTTTCTTTTGCAAAAGAAAGGAACTTAGAAGTTATACAAGATGAAGAGTTAAATGTTATAATTAAAAAACCTGCAACAAAAGGATATGAAGATTGTCCTACAGTTATTCTACAAGGTCATATGGATATGGTATGTGAAAAGAATTTTGATGTAGAGCATGATTTTCTAAAAGACCCTATAGAATTAGTTGTAGAAGGAGATTTCATTAGTGCTAATGGTACAACTTTGGGTGCTGATAATGGTATGGCAGTAGCTTACTGTCTTGCAATTCTTGACTCAAATAAAATTGAACATCCAGCTCTTGAAATTTTTATAACAACTAATGAAGAAGCTGGAATGAATGGAGCATTAGCGTTAGATCCTGCTAATCTTTCAGGTAAATACCTAGTGAATCTTGACAGTGAAGAAGAAGGGGAATTTCTAGTAAGTTGTGCAGGCGGTCTAAAAACTTATATCGATATTCCTATTAAGAAGGAATCAGCAACTGGAAAGATTGTTAAGATTATGGTTAAAGGTTTGAAAGGCGGTCATTCTGGTAGCGATATTGATAAGAACAGAGCTAATTCCAATCAGTTGATGGGAAGAATTCTATATGCACTTAACACCAAGACAAGTATTCAATTAATTGATATATGTGGTGGTTCTAAAGACAATGCAATACCTCGTGAAGCAATAGCAAATATAGTTATCAATGATGATGATAATAAATTTGATAATATCGTGGATGAAATTGTGAATGAAATCAAACATGAATACAAAACAAGTGATAGCGGACTTACAGTAGTTGTAACAAAAGGAAATGAGGATTCTTATAAAGTAGTTTCTAGAGAAACACTTGATAAACTTATTTTCTTGTTGACATGCTTACCAAACGGAATTCAAACCATGAGTTCAGATATAGAAGGATTAGTTGAAAGTTCTCTTAATCTTGGTGTAGTTACAACTAATGATGACATAATCAAATTAACTTCAGCTGTTAGAAGTTCTGTAGGTTCATTAAAAGAATTAATGAAATATCAATTGGGTTTGTTTGCTAAATATACTAATTCAGAATTTCACGTTAGAAGTGAGTATCCAGAATGGGAGTATAGAAAAGAATCCCAATTAAGAGATATATTTGCTAAGACATATGAAGATATGTATGGTGAAAAACCTTTAATCAAAGCTATCCATGCAGGACTTGAATGTGGTGTATTTGATGCCAAAATTGAAGGTATAGACATGATTTCTCTTGGACCTAACATGTATGATGTACATACACCAGATGAAAAGTTGAGTATATCATCAACTAGAAGAACTTGGGAATTCTTAATAGAAACTCTAAAAAATATAAAATAG
- a CDS encoding PFL family protein yields the protein MINSLEVLETNTMILKENLDVRTITMGISLIDCADPDIDRFNENIYNKITTKAKNLVKVGEDIEKKYGVPIVNKRISITPIAIAASSTKTDSYVSIAKTLDRAAKEVGVNFIGGFSAIVSKGMTESDKKLIKSIPEALATTERVCSSVNVGSTKTGINMDAVKLLGSTIKETAILTKDSDSIGCAKFVVFCNAPDDNPFMAGAFHGVSEADAIINVGVSGPGVVKKALETCRGKDFEELCETIKKTAFKITRVGQLVAKEASKALGVPFGIIDLSLAPTPAIGDSIAEILQEIGVDYVGAPGTTAALALLNDQVKKGGVMASSYVGGLSGAFIPVSEDQGMIDAVNKGALTIEKLEAMTCVCSVGLDMIAIPGKTKESTISGMIADEMAIGMINQKTTAVRVIPVIGKDVGDQAEFGGLLGYAPLMPVNEFGCERLINRGGRIPAPIHSFKN from the coding sequence ATGATTAATTCATTAGAAGTACTAGAAACGAATACAATGATATTGAAAGAAAATTTGGATGTAAGAACGATAACAATGGGTATTAGTCTTATTGATTGTGCCGACCCTGATATTGATAGATTTAATGAAAATATTTATAATAAAATTACGACTAAGGCTAAAAATCTAGTTAAAGTTGGAGAAGATATTGAGAAAAAATATGGTGTTCCTATTGTGAACAAAAGAATCTCAATAACACCTATAGCTATTGCAGCATCAAGTACTAAGACAGATTCCTACGTTTCTATTGCCAAAACACTAGACAGAGCAGCAAAAGAAGTTGGTGTTAATTTTATAGGTGGTTTTTCAGCTATTGTCAGCAAAGGTATGACAGAAAGCGATAAGAAATTGATTAAATCTATACCAGAAGCTCTTGCTACTACAGAAAGAGTATGTAGCTCAGTTAATGTAGGTTCAACAAAAACCGGAATTAACATGGACGCAGTTAAATTACTTGGAAGTACTATAAAAGAAACAGCAATATTAACTAAAGATAGTGATTCAATAGGTTGTGCAAAATTCGTTGTCTTTTGTAATGCACCAGATGATAATCCATTCATGGCTGGAGCTTTCCATGGTGTTAGTGAGGCAGATGCCATAATCAATGTTGGCGTTAGTGGTCCTGGTGTCGTTAAAAAGGCTTTAGAAACTTGTAGAGGCAAAGATTTTGAAGAGCTATGTGAGACTATTAAAAAAACAGCTTTTAAAATAACTAGAGTTGGACAATTAGTTGCAAAAGAAGCATCTAAAGCTTTAGGTGTTCCTTTTGGCATAATAGATTTATCACTTGCACCAACACCTGCTATAGGTGATAGTATTGCAGAAATTTTACAAGAAATTGGTGTGGATTATGTAGGTGCACCTGGAACAACGGCAGCCCTTGCATTATTAAATGACCAAGTTAAAAAAGGCGGGGTTATGGCATCATCATATGTTGGTGGATTAAGTGGTGCTTTCATACCAGTTAGTGAAGACCAAGGTATGATAGATGCTGTCAATAAAGGAGCTTTAACAATAGAGAAGCTTGAAGCTATGACATGTGTTTGTTCAGTAGGTCTTGACATGATTGCGATACCAGGTAAAACTAAGGAATCTACTATTTCAGGAATGATAGCAGATGAAATGGCTATTGGAATGATTAATCAAAAAACAACAGCTGTTAGGGTTATACCTGTTATTGGTAAAGATGTAGGTGATCAAGCAGAATTTGGTGGATTATTAGGTTATGCTCCATTAATGCCTGTAAATGAGTTTGGATGCGAAAGACTTATTAATAGAGGTGGTAGAATACCAGCACCAATTCATAGTTTTAAGAATTAA
- a CDS encoding ACT domain-containing protein produces the protein MKKGIITVVGKDRVGIISEVCAYLAKDNINILDISQTIVQGFFNMMMIVDVNNITKPFGEVVDELDQLGNKIGVTIKLQHEEIFNKMHRL, from the coding sequence ATGAAAAAAGGTATTATAACAGTAGTAGGAAAAGATAGAGTTGGAATTATTTCGGAGGTTTGTGCCTATCTTGCAAAAGATAATATTAATATCCTTGATATATCTCAAACAATCGTACAAGGTTTTTTCAATATGATGATGATAGTAGATGTTAATAATATAACAAAGCCTTTTGGAGAAGTTGTAGATGAATTAGACCAACTTGGAAATAAAATAGGAGTAACTATAAAACTTCAACACGAAGAAATCTTTAATAAGATGCATAGATTATAA
- a CDS encoding MBL fold metallo-hydrolase, whose product MALKLCSIASGSSGNCIYVGTDKVNLLVDSGISRKKVEIGLNDINIDPNTIDGILITHEHSDHIKGIGVFARKYKKPIYTTRKTWNATLNYSALGKMPDDLFVEIFPNEDFVIKDMMIHPFKSFHDAIDPVCYTFRSEDKKISVATDLGCYDEYIIDNLHGSNVLFIEANHDVRLLEVGKYPYFLKKRILSDVGHLSNEKSGELISTLYDEALSHVILGHLSKENNFPELAYESVKTVLSNCSHINCNDLNLSVASRNSNSELVVV is encoded by the coding sequence ATGGCACTTAAATTATGTAGTATAGCTAGTGGCAGTAGTGGTAATTGTATATATGTAGGAACTGATAAAGTTAATTTATTAGTGGATTCAGGTATAAGCCGAAAGAAAGTAGAAATAGGACTGAATGATATAAATATAGATCCTAATACTATAGATGGTATCTTAATAACTCATGAGCATTCAGACCATATTAAAGGTATTGGAGTATTTGCTAGAAAATATAAAAAACCTATATATACTACTAGAAAAACATGGAATGCTACATTAAATTATAGCGCATTAGGGAAAATGCCAGATGATTTGTTTGTTGAAATTTTTCCCAATGAAGATTTTGTGATTAAGGATATGATGATACATCCTTTTAAATCATTTCATGATGCAATTGATCCAGTATGTTATACTTTTAGAAGTGAAGATAAAAAAATAAGCGTTGCAACAGATTTAGGATGTTATGATGAATACATAATAGATAATTTACATGGTTCTAATGTTTTATTTATAGAAGCAAACCATGATGTAAGACTATTAGAGGTAGGAAAGTATCCTTATTTCCTTAAAAAAAGAATTCTTAGTGATGTAGGACACTTGTCAAATGAGAAATCAGGCGAATTAATTTCTACATTATATGACGAAGCTTTATCACATGTGATTTTAGGACATCTTAGTAAGGAAAATAATTTTCCCGAGCTAGCTTATGAATCAGTCAAAACAGTATTATCAAATTGTTCACATATTAATTGTAATGATTTGAATTTATCAGTTGCATCAAGAAACAGTAATTCAGAACTAGTTGTTGTATAA
- a CDS encoding sensor domain-containing diguanylate cyclase, producing the protein MERTLKYEKRFIHIYTIITAMIIIYFVITKLTNRCDKFIIQGLILVIVLYIINIVFHKLEYFKNIYIFYAVKLIQLIITSFVVFEESRFLTNSACIMYIMLCVEVIIILGFENKLIRYNAYGLVILPLTLASIYRGITGHLTFVPVLFMLQIVIVVIGVYLIFYGSTEDLKNQVNIQKKLWLKVKNKNQELVVSGKQIQQVHDQLVKQKMELEKANKRLSRFTAEMYIQNEILSYISSVLDVDELMELVTDSILGAIGVDTCSLVIYDVNLDTYHYKVKSTHGKDYLKSFVSIMNTGKLDRYFSIKDPYIDNDVSKGKYEFISKRDVGSLVIIPILNDKNTYGLLIAEHTATQMINENSIQFFQGIANQINIAINNANLYAKMEEMAKRDGLTCVYNRNYLQKAYRDLYKDAETNNKVLSLALFDIDKFKKVNDTYGHIFGDQVLKIIANISEKYANQQGGIVGRYGGEEFVVIFPNKNLDEAYKVMEDIHTNITKQKISHDDKLININISTGISSYPEVCKSAKDLLKRADSAMYISKANGRGRITIDNIDL; encoded by the coding sequence TTGGAACGCACATTAAAATATGAAAAGAGATTTATACATATATATACTATAATAACAGCTATGATTATTATATATTTTGTGATTACTAAATTAACTAATAGGTGCGATAAATTTATTATTCAAGGACTAATTCTAGTTATAGTACTATATATTATTAATATAGTCTTCCATAAATTAGAATATTTTAAGAATATTTATATTTTTTACGCTGTAAAATTGATTCAGCTGATTATAACTTCATTTGTCGTATTTGAAGAAAGTAGATTTCTTACTAATTCTGCATGTATTATGTATATAATGTTATGTGTAGAAGTAATCATTATACTTGGTTTTGAAAATAAATTAATTAGATATAATGCATATGGTTTAGTAATATTGCCATTAACTTTAGCTAGTATTTATAGGGGTATTACAGGTCATTTGACTTTTGTACCAGTTCTTTTCATGTTACAGATTGTCATTGTAGTTATAGGAGTTTATCTAATATTTTATGGTTCTACAGAAGATCTCAAGAATCAGGTAAACATTCAAAAGAAATTATGGTTGAAAGTTAAAAATAAAAATCAAGAGTTGGTAGTATCAGGGAAACAGATTCAACAAGTCCATGATCAATTAGTTAAACAAAAAATGGAACTGGAGAAAGCTAATAAAAGATTAAGTAGATTTACAGCTGAAATGTATATCCAAAATGAAATACTCAGTTATATAAGTTCTGTTTTGGATGTTGATGAATTAATGGAATTGGTTACTGATTCCATATTAGGTGCAATCGGTGTAGATACCTGTTCATTGGTTATTTACGATGTCAATCTTGATACTTATCATTATAAAGTTAAATCTACACACGGTAAAGATTATTTAAAATCATTTGTCAGTATTATGAATACAGGAAAACTGGACAGATACTTCAGCATAAAAGATCCATATATAGATAATGATGTGAGTAAAGGAAAATATGAATTCATATCCAAAAGAGATGTTGGTTCTTTAGTTATAATACCAATACTTAATGATAAAAATACATATGGACTATTGATAGCTGAACATACAGCTACCCAAATGATTAATGAAAATAGTATACAATTTTTTCAGGGAATCGCTAATCAGATTAACATTGCTATCAATAATGCAAACTTATATGCTAAGATGGAAGAAATGGCTAAGAGAGACGGTTTGACATGTGTCTATAACCGAAATTATTTGCAGAAAGCATATAGGGATCTTTATAAAGATGCAGAAACCAATAATAAAGTATTATCCCTTGCGCTTTTCGACATAGACAAATTCAAAAAAGTCAATGATACGTATGGTCATATATTCGGGGACCAAGTTTTGAAAATCATAGCGAACATATCTGAAAAATATGCTAACCAACAAGGTGGTATAGTGGGACGATACGGTGGTGAGGAGTTTGTTGTAATTTTTCCTAACAAAAACTTAGATGAAGCTTATAAGGTCATGGAAGATATACATACTAATATAACAAAGCAAAAAATATCCCATGACGATAAATTGATTAATATAAATATCAGTACAGGAATTTCTTCTTATCCAGAAGTATGTAAAAGCGCCAAAGATTTATTAAAAAGAGCTGACAGTGCAATGTACATTTCAAAAGCTAACGGTAGAGGAAGAATTACTATTGATAATATTGATTTATAA
- a CDS encoding cell division protein FtsA: MTSEEILHVNEYVFGLDIGTRSIVGIVGCMDNDKFNVIGNYTALHNTRAMIDGQIHDIDKVAETVNIVKTKLEKQIGFKLKNVCIAAAGRVLKTYQVHVEEQMENNEIINKDHIHLLELMAMDKAHNMLDEELNDNSVYHCVGYSVIKYYLNDYTFSNLEGHKGKKIGVDLLSTFLPQEVVDSLYSVIDKCNLKISNLTLEPIAAINIAIPERYRLLNIALVDIGAGTSDIAITKEGSIIAYGMIPMAGDEITEQIVHNYLVDFETAEKMKLKLNKVKTIVFKDIMGITHKINSEEIYNTIKPTIDLLAENISNKIFELNGGKTTNAVFCVGGGGRLKQFTKILSSKLLLPNERVALRGYEVLNNVYFKDRKSKNPEMVTPVGICLSGLDKINNNFINVILNGEKLKVFNNNNLTLVDIVAYKGYNHKNLICRRGKDLTYKLNGTIIKLRGSTGEPAIIRVNEKIASLNHPISADDNITLIEAKHGKMPSLLIKDIIDKYGKFNVIINDNKFNFPYKIMVNDVEKDNSYIINDQDDIKIFTDYTIKDIIDITDINTENSSIYVNDELKSLNHIVNRYDKIKIVLNENTIKDVNDSKTNEIAATIENEKISFNNNNQVKVYVNGKDIILQGKQSYIFVDIFDYIDFDLKRPQGKIVCLINKRTASYMEKISMGDQIEVYWDK; the protein is encoded by the coding sequence ATGACATCAGAAGAAATATTACATGTTAATGAGTATGTTTTTGGACTTGATATAGGAACCAGAAGTATAGTTGGAATAGTAGGTTGTATGGATAATGATAAGTTTAATGTAATAGGGAATTATACTGCTCTACATAATACACGAGCCATGATAGATGGACAAATCCATGATATTGATAAAGTTGCTGAAACGGTCAATATAGTTAAGACTAAACTCGAAAAGCAAATTGGTTTTAAGCTTAAGAATGTATGTATAGCTGCAGCTGGAAGAGTATTAAAAACATATCAAGTACATGTAGAAGAACAAATGGAGAACAATGAAATAATTAATAAAGACCATATCCATCTTTTGGAATTGATGGCTATGGATAAGGCACATAACATGTTAGATGAAGAACTAAATGACAATAGTGTTTATCATTGTGTAGGATATAGTGTAATAAAGTACTATCTCAATGATTATACATTTTCCAATTTGGAAGGTCATAAAGGTAAAAAAATCGGGGTGGATTTACTTTCTACATTTTTACCACAGGAAGTAGTTGATAGTCTGTATTCAGTTATTGATAAATGCAATCTTAAGATATCAAATCTTACTTTAGAACCAATAGCGGCAATTAATATTGCAATTCCAGAAAGATATAGGTTATTGAATATAGCTTTAGTAGATATTGGTGCAGGTACCTCAGATATTGCCATTACAAAAGAAGGAAGTATCATAGCTTATGGTATGATTCCTATGGCTGGAGATGAAATAACTGAACAAATTGTACATAACTATTTAGTAGATTTCGAAACCGCTGAAAAAATGAAGCTTAAACTCAATAAAGTTAAAACTATAGTATTTAAAGATATTATGGGGATTACACATAAAATAAATTCTGAAGAAATATATAATACAATAAAACCAACAATTGATTTATTGGCTGAAAATATAAGCAATAAGATATTCGAACTCAATGGAGGTAAAACTACCAATGCAGTTTTTTGTGTCGGTGGTGGAGGAAGACTTAAACAGTTTACCAAAATCTTATCAAGTAAGCTTTTACTTCCTAATGAGAGAGTTGCATTAAGAGGTTATGAAGTTCTCAATAATGTATACTTTAAAGATAGAAAATCTAAAAATCCAGAAATGGTTACACCTGTTGGTATATGTCTCAGTGGACTAGACAAGATCAATAATAATTTTATTAATGTTATATTAAATGGTGAAAAACTGAAAGTATTTAATAACAATAATTTAACTTTAGTTGATATAGTTGCTTATAAAGGCTATAATCATAAGAATTTGATATGTAGACGTGGAAAAGATTTAACCTATAAATTGAATGGAACCATAATAAAATTGAGAGGTAGTACTGGAGAACCAGCAATTATACGCGTTAATGAAAAAATAGCAAGTCTCAATCATCCAATAAGTGCGGATGATAATATAACGCTTATTGAAGCGAAACATGGGAAAATGCCATCTTTACTGATTAAAGATATAATAGATAAATATGGAAAATTCAATGTTATCATTAATGATAATAAATTCAATTTTCCATATAAAATAATGGTCAATGATGTAGAAAAAGATAATAGTTATATAATAAATGACCAAGATGATATTAAAATATTTACCGATTATACAATAAAAGATATCATAGATATTACAGATATTAATACTGAAAATAGTTCAATATATGTTAATGATGAATTAAAGTCTCTTAATCATATTGTCAATAGATATGATAAGATTAAAATAGTATTAAATGAAAATACAATAAAAGATGTTAATGATAGTAAAACTAACGAGATTGCTGCTACAATTGAGAATGAAAAAATATCTTTCAATAATAATAATCAAGTAAAAGTATATGTAAATGGAAAAGATATCATATTACAAGGTAAACAATCTTATATTTTCGTAGATATTTTTGATTACATAGATTTCGATTTGAAAAGACCACAGGGTAAAATAGTTTGCCTTATAAATAAAAGAACAGCTTCTTATATGGAAAAGATAAGCATGGGAGATCAAATAGAAGTATATTGGGACAAGTGA